One segment of Solanum stenotomum isolate F172 chromosome 1, ASM1918654v1, whole genome shotgun sequence DNA contains the following:
- the LOC125865599 gene encoding phosphatidylinositol 3,4,5-trisphosphate 3-phosphatase and protein-tyrosine-phosphatase PTEN2A, with protein MDSGSADVSNSQPVTTSSVARSTAVESAPVQSTEEAPSKISTSGISSWAKNLKIPQPFTGSQDEQSSGNVPKSTFARLTGGLGMRLSPKSPTSPTDEHLDGTSPTSLFGTFTKGLVDSSKNAVKAVQVKARHVVSQNKRRYQEGGFDLDLTYITENIIAMGFPAGDMSSGLFGYVEGFYRNHMEEVIKFFETHHKDKYKVYNLCAERLYDASLFEGKVASFPFDDHNCPPIQLIISFCQSAYSWLKEDIENVVVVHCKAGMARTGLMISSLLLYLKFFPTAEESMDYYNQKRCVDGKGLVLPSQIRYVKYFERILMYFNGENQPGRRCMLRGFRLHRCPYWIRPSITVSDHNGVLFSSKKHPRTKDLSPEDFWFNAPKKGVVVFALPGEPGLAELAGDFKIHFHDRQGDFYCWLNTTMIENRKVLMISDLDGFDKRKLPSPGFQVEVVLADYDAALPALPQSETATKESADSSSANTAPVSNPTSGSEPADGSNMNQQPGNNNKDDVFSDNESEEPGMSKARQTKAASEVNAPADAKTPGSKNKNDSDKISSLTHKTEQVSLGDTSSVHSEPKKDASVGATSSVDVSNPVGGVSDFKVMAADASVFSFGDEEDYESD; from the exons ATGGATTCTGGATCTGCTGATGTATCAAATTCACAACCTGTTACAACATCAAGTGTAGCAAGGTCTACTGCAGTGGAGTCTGCACCAGTTCAGTCAACAGAAGAGGCGCCTTCAAAGATCTCTACTTCAGGCATCTCGTCATGggccaaaaatttaaaaattccaCAACCGTTCACTGGGTCCCAAGATGAACAATCATCTGGAAATGTTCCCAAATCAACCTTTGCTCGTTTAACTGGTGGGCTTGGAATGCGTCTGTCCCCTAAATCTCCTACATCTCCTACAGATGAACATCTTGATGGAACATCACCAACCAGTTTATTTGGAACATTCACCAAAGGATTGGTTGACTCTTCAAAGAATGCAGTGAAGGCTGTGCAGGTTAAAGCGCGACATGTTGTATCCCAGAATAAGAGAAGATAtcag GAAGGAGGATTTGATTTAGACTTGACCTACATAACAGAGAATATAATTGCCATGGGATTCCCTGCTGGTGACATGAGCTCTGGCCTTTTTGGCTATGTTGAG GGGTTCTACAGAAACCACATGGAAGAAGTAATTAAATTCTTTGAAACTCATCATAAG GATAAATACAAAGTATACAATCTTTGTGCTGAAAGATTGTATGATGCTTCTCTATTTGAGGGGAAG GTTGCTAGTTTCCCATTTGATGATCACAACTGCCCTCCTATTCAACTCATTATATCGTTTTGTCAAAGTGCATACTCATGGTTGAAGGAGGATATCGAAAATGTTGTGGTTGTGCATTGTAAGGCGGGAATGGCAAGAACTGGTTTGATGATCTCTAGTCTTCTTCTATACTTGAAG TTCTTTCCTACAGCAGAGGAGTCTATGGATTACTACAATCAAAAGAGATGTGTAGACGGAAAAGGACTAGTGCTGCCGAGCCAGATT AGATATGTCAAGTATTTTGAACGCATCTTAATGTACTTTAATGGAGAAAACCAGCCTGGACGCAG GTGCATGCTCAGAGGATTTCGCCTGCATAGGTGCCCTTATTGGATAAGACCTTCTATCACCGTATCTGATCATAATG GTGTGCTCTTTTCATCCAAAAAACATCCAAGAACCAAGGATCTATCG CCTGAGGATTTTTGGTTCAATGCACCAAAGAAAGGGGTAGTGGTTTTTGCTCTTCCAGGCGAGCCTGGCCTTGCAGAATTAGCTGGGgatttcaaaattcattttcatgACCGTCAAGGAGACTTTTACTG TTGGTTGAATACAACAATGATAGAGAACAGGAAAGTCCTGATGATAAGTGATCTTGATGGTTTTGACAAG AGAAAGTTACCATCACCTGGTTTCCAAGTGGAAGTCGTCCTTGCGGACTATGATGCTGCCCTTCCTGCTCTTCCCCAATCAGAAACTGCCACCAAAGAATCAGCTGACAGTTCAAGTGCTAATACTGCCCCTGTGTCTAATCCTACCTCAGGCAGTGAGCCTGCTGATGGAAGTAACATGAACCAACAACCTGGGAACAATAACAAGGACGATGTGTTCTCAGACAATGAATCTGAGGAACCTGGAATGTCAAAAGCTAGACAAACTAAAGCTGCTTCTGAAGTTAATGCTCCTGCAGATGCAAAAACCCCTGGATCAAAGAACAAGAACGATTCAGATAAAATATCAAGCTTGACACATAAGACAGAACAAGTCTCATTGGGAGACACAAGCTCTGTACACAGCGAGCCCAAAAAAGATGCCTCAGTCGGAGCTACGTCTAGTGTTGATGTGTCCAATCCGGTTGGAGGAGTGAGTGATTTCAAGGTCATGGCAGCTGATGCATCTGTTTTCTCATTTGGTGATGAAGAAGATTATGAAAGTGACTAA
- the LOC125853392 gene encoding cysteine proteinase RD21A-like produces the protein MTFFRPLFFFLLTFFVLSSALDMSIISYDEKHADLGVTSHRTDDEVKGLYESWIVKHGKNYNAIGEKEKRFEIFKDNLRFIDEQNAETRPYKLGLNRFSDLTNDEYRAVFVGGRFDKKTRLLKNPKSERYAFKAGEELPESVDWRQKGAVAPVKDQGQCGSCWAFSTVGAVEGINQIVTGELISLSEQELVDCDKSYNQGCNGGLMDYAFEFIKNNGGIDTEADYPYRAKDGTCDSNRKNARVVSIDGYEDVPINDEKSLMKALSNQPVSVAIEAGGRTFQHYSSGVFTGYCGTQLDHGVVAVGYGTDNGSDYWIVRNSWGPNWGESGYIRLERNLANSTSGKCGIAMEPSYPLKNGANPPNPGPSPPSPVAPSTVCDEYYSCTEGTTCCCIYKYGDYCFGWGCCPYESATCCDDNNSCCPHDYPVCDVNVGTCQMSKDSPLNVKALKRSPATARVNWSGMKSNRKVSYD, from the exons atgaCTTTTTTCAGGCCtttgttcttctttcttcttacATTTTTTGTCCTTTCATCTGCTCTTGACATGTCCATCATCAGTTATGATGAAAAGCATGCAGATTTAGGGGTAACTAGTCATCGTACAGACGATGAAGTTAAGGGATTGTATGAATCTTGGATTGTTAAGCATGGAAAGAATTACAATGCCATtggagaaaaggaaaaaagatttgaaatttttaaggATAATTTAAGATTCATCGACGAGCAAAATGCTGAAACCAGACCGTATAAACTTGGGTTGAATCGATTTTCTGATCTTACCAACGATGAGTACCGTGCCGTGTTCGTGGGTGGACGGTTCGATAAAAAGACGAGGCTGTTGAAGAACCCTAAAAGCGAACGTTACGCTTTTAAGGCCGGCGAAGAGCTGCCGGAATCCGTTGATTGGAGACAGAAAGGTGCTGTTGCCCCTGTTAAAGACCAAGGCCAATGCG GGAGTTGCTGGGCATTCTCGACGGTTGGTGCTGTTGAAGGAATAAATCAAATTGTAACCGGTGAATTAATTTCCCTCTCTGAACAAGAGCTTGTTGATTGTGACAAGAGCTATAACCAGGGTTGTAATGGCGGTCTCATGGACTATGCCTTTGAATTCATTAAAAACAACGGTGGCATTGACACTGAGGCTGACTATCCTTACCGTGCCAAAGATGGTACTTGTGATTCAAACAGG AAAAATGCCCGGGTTGTCTCCATTGATGGATATGAAGATGTTCCCATAAATGATGAGAAGTCATTGATGAAGGCATTGTCAAATCAACCAGTTAGTGTTGCTATTGAAGCTGGTGGCAGAACTTTCCAGCACTACTCTTCG GGCGTTTTCACTGGATACTGTGGAACACAATTAGACCATGGTGTAGTTGCAGTTGGCTACGGAACAGATAATGGTTCAGATTACTGGATTGTGAGGAATTCATGGGGTCCTAACTGGGGAGAAAGTGGATACATTAGGCTCGAGCGTAATTTAGCTAATAGCACTAGTGGAAAGTGTGGAATTGCAATGGAGCCCTCTTACCCTCTTAAGAATGGCGCAAATCCTCCAAATCCCGGTCCATCTCCTCCTAGTCCTGTAGCACCATCAACCGTTTGTGATGAGTACTATAGCTGCACCGAGGGCACTACTTGCTGCTGCATTTATAAGTATGGCGACTACTGTTTTGGCTGGGGATGTTGTCCTTATGAGTCTGCTACCTGCTGTGATGACAACAACAGCTGCTGTCCACATGATTATCCTGTCTGTGATGTTAATGTAGGCACTTGTCAAATG AGCAAGGATAGTCCATTGAATGTAAAAGCATTGAAGAGAAGTCCTGCTACTGCTAGAGTAAACTGGTCAGGGATGAAATCTAACAGGAAAGTGAGTTATGATTGA
- the LOC125842626 gene encoding scopoletin glucosyltransferase-like produces the protein MDKRSDQLHIYFLPMMAPGHMIPLVDIARQFARHGVKATIITTPLNASKFSKTIQRDREMGSDISIRTVKFPCKEAGLPEGCENIASTTSTLMYLNFIKGLSLFQNPIEQFLEEDHPDCLIAAPQFSWAVDVAAKLGIPTLAFNGSGFFPLCALHSLMEHKPHLKVESETEEFVIPGLPDTIKMSRQKLSEHLMDEKDTPVTAIVKDIMRAETTSYGAIVNSFYEMEPNYVKHSREVVGRKVWHVGPISLCNKDKSQRGEDSSFCEQKCLDWLDTKEPKSVIYICFGSMAVFSSAQLLEIAIALEASNQQFIWAVTQTTIKEEQNEWIPEGFEEKLNVNGRGLIIKGWAPQVLILDHEAIGGFVTHCGWNSLLEGVSAGVPMVTWPLSAEQFFNDKLLVEILKIGVPVGSEAWSNRTDSTVPINRKDIERAVTKVMVGQDAEEMRGRAAALGKLAKRAVEKGGSSHNSLISLLEQLRNAKITSN, from the coding sequence ATGGATAAAAGAAGCGATCAACTTCACATATACTTTCTGCCTATGATGGCTCCTGGCCACATGATACCACTAGTAGACATAGCCAGGCAATTTGCTAGACATGGAGTGAAGGCAACCATTATCACCACTCCTCTCAACGCGTCTAAATTCTCCAAAACAATCCAAAGAGACAGAGAGATGGGCAGTGATATTAGCATCCGTACAGTCAAGTTTCCTTGCAAAGAAGCTGGATTGCCGGAGGGTTGTGAAAACATAGCTTCTACTACTAGTACACTGATGTATCTGAATTTCATCAAGGGCCTATCGCTGTTTCAAAACCCAATTGAACAGTTCCTTGAGGAAGACCATCCAGATTGTCTAATAGCAGCCCCTCAATTTTCATGGGCTGTTGATGTTGCAGCCAAGCTGGGAATTCCAACACTAGCTTTTAATGGCTCTGGTTTTTTCCCTCTTTGTGCTTTACATAGTTTGATGGAACACAAACCTCATTTGAAAGTTGAATCCGAGACGGAAGAGTTTGTCATCCCTGGCCTTCCTGATACAATAAAGATGTCAAGACAAAAGCTTTCAGAACACTTGATGGATGAAAAAGATACCCCAGTGACTGCAATAGTTAAAGATATTATGCGAGCAGAAACGACTAGTTATGGAGCTATTGTAAACAGCTTTTATGAGATGGAACCAAATTATGTAAAACACTCCAGGGAAGTAGTAGGGAGAAAAGTATGGCACGTTGGTCCTATTTCGCTCTGCAATAAAGATAAATCACAAAGAGGGGAAGACAGTTCCTTTTGTGAGCAGAAGTGTTTGGATTGGCTCGATACTAAGGAACCAAAATCAGTCATTTACATATGTTTCGGCAGTATGGCAGTCTTTTCATCAGCTCAGTTGCTTGAGATAGCAATAGCTCTCGAAGCATCAAACCAGCAGTTTATCTGGGCGGTGACGCAGACTACAATCAAAGAAGAGCAGAATGAGTGGATACCAGAAGGATTTGAGGAAAAGCTGAACGTGAACGGACGAGGTTTGATAATAAAAGGATGGGCACCTCAGGTGCTAATCCTTGATCATGAAGCTATTGGAGGTTTTGTGACTCACTGTGGATGGAACTCATTGCTCGAAGGAGTAAGTGCCGGAGTGCCAATGGTCACATGGCCGCTATCAGCTGAGCAATTTTTTAATGATAAGCTACTAGTAGAGATATTAAAGATTGGAGTTCCAGTAGGTTCTGAAGCTTGGTCTAATAGAACAGATAGCACAGTTCCAATAAACAGGAAAGACATAGAAAGAGCAGTGACCAAAGTGATGGTTGGTCAGGATGCTGAGGAGATGCGAGGCCGTGCAGCTGCCTTAGGAAAATTGGCTAAAAGGGCTGTGGAGAAAGGTGGATCATCTCACAACAGTTTGATTTCCTTACTAGAACAATTGAGGAACGCGAAAATCACCTCTAATTGA
- the LOC125853737 gene encoding extensin, translating to MSLISGIQGQLLEVTVVCCNKLKDTEWISRQDPYVCLEYGSTKFRTRTCTDGGKNPTFQEKFVFTLIEGLREINVVVWNSNTLTYDDFIGSGKIQLQKVLSMGYDDTAWPIQTKTGRHAGEVRLIMFYANANKPATSYAPSYTAPQPHTPMYSAPSYAAAYQTPSPYPEYPPHSAAYPPTPYPPPQTTAYPPVYPPPSAYPPMSYPPHSAYPHASYPPPTQDYSYPPGPYPPRPY from the exons ATGTCACTGATATCTGGCATCCAAGGCCAACTTCTTGAAGTCACAG TGGTTTGTTGCAATAAATTAAAGGATACTGAATGGATTTCAAGACAAGATCCCTATGTTTGTCTTGAATATGGTAGCACCAAGTTCCGTACTCGTACCTGTACag ATGGTGGCAAAAATCCCACATTTCAAGAGAAATTCGTGTTTACCCTTATTGAAGGATTGCGAGAGATTAATGTTGTCGTCTGGAATAGCAATACCCTTACTTATGATGATTTTATCGGAAGCGGAAA GATTCAACTACAGAAAGTTCTATCAATGGGATATGATGATACTGCTTGGCCAATCCAGACCAAGACTGGCAG GCATGCGGGAGAAGTTCGGCTCATAATGTTCTATGCTAATGCCAAT AAGCCGGCAACAAGTTATGCTCCATCATACACAGCACCACAGCCGCATACACCTATGTACTCTGCTCCATCATACGCAGCAGCTTATCAAACACCTTCTCCATATCCCGAATACCCGCCTCATTCAGCAGCATATCCACCAACACCTTATCCTCCTCCTCAAACAACGGCTTACCCTCCAGTTTATCCACCGCCTTCAGCATATCCTCCCATGTCTTATCCACCACATTCAGCGTATCCTCACGCGTCTTATCCACCCCCAACACAGGACTACTCTTATCCTCCAG GTCCATATCCTCCACGACCTTACTGA
- the LOC125853395 gene encoding cyclin-D3-1: protein MAIENNDQSFILDVLYCEEEEEKWGDLLEDEEGVIINPLLLSCEGTAKTNSLLLLPLLLLEQDLFWEDEELLSLFTKEKETHCCFDSFGSDPFLCSARVDVVEWILKVNAHYDFSALTAILAINYLDRFLSSLQFQKDKPWMTQLAAVTCVSLAAKVEETQVPLLLDFQVEDAKYVFEAKTIQRMELLVLSSLKWRMNPVTPLSFLDHIIRRLGLKNNAHWEFLRRCESLLLFVMTDCRFVRYMPSVLATAIMLHVIHQVEPCNAVDYQNQLLGVLKISKENVNNCYELISEVSSKPIISHKRKYDENPSSPSGVIDPIYTSESSNDSWELDLPLFKKSKVQEQQMKMASRVFVEAVGSPH from the exons atggcaaTAGAGAACAATGATCAATCTTTTATTTTAGATGTTCTTTactgtgaagaagaagaagaaaaatggggTGATTTGTTAGAGGATGAAGAAGGGGTTATTATTAACCCATTGTTGTTGTCTTGTGAAGGAACAGCAAAAACtaattctttattattattacctcTGCTTCTGTTGGAACAAGATTTGTTTTGGGAAGATGAAGAGCTTCTTTCACTTTTcactaaagaaaaagaaacccATTGTTGTTTTGACAGTTTTGGGAGTGACCCTTTTCTCTGTTCAGCTcgtgttgatgttgttgaatgGATTCTGAAAGTGAATGCTCATTATGATTTCTCTGCATTGACTGCCATTTTAGCCATTAATTACCTTGACAGGTTTCTTTCTAGCCTTCAGTTTCAGAAAGATAAGCCATGGATGACTCAACTTGCTGCTGTCACTTGTGTTTCTTTAGCTGCTAAAGTTGAAGAAACTCAAGTTCCCCTTCTTCTTGACTTCCAA gtggAGGATGCAAAATATGTGTTTGAGGCAAAGACTATACAAAGAATGGAGCTTCTGGTGCTGTCATCACTGAAATGGAGGATGAATCCAGTGACCCCACTTTCATTTCTTGATCATATTATAAGGAGGCTTGGGCTAAAGAACAATGCTCACTGGGAATTTCTCAGAAGATGTGAAAGTCTTCTTCTATTTGTCATGACTG ATTGTAGATTCGTACGTTATATGCCTTCTGTATTGGCTACTGCAATTATGCTTCATGTTATTCATCAAGTTGAACCTTGTAATGCTGTTGACTACCAAAATCAACTTCTTGGTGTTCTCAAAATTAGCAAG GAGAATGTGAATAATTGCTATGAACTCATATCTGAAGTGTCATCAAAGCCAATTATATCACACAAACGCAAATATGATGAAAATCCCAGTAGCCCAAGTGGTGTAATTGATCCAATTTACACTTCAGAAAGTTCAAATGATTCATGGGAATTGGATTTGCCTTTGTTCAAGAAAAGCAAAGTTCAAGAACAGCAAATGAAAATGGCAAGTAGAGTTTTTGTGGAAGCTGTTGGTAGTCCTCATTAA